Proteins from a single region of Haloterrigena alkaliphila:
- a CDS encoding AbrB/MazE/SpoVT family DNA-binding domain-containing protein: MSTDRVDAESKVSGNQANIPTRIRRRLDIDDGDRLQWSVEDDRSVRVEVVHRSSGSFADFTGYDGEDETDSATNHDAWGVE, from the coding sequence ATGAGCACCGATCGGGTCGACGCCGAAAGCAAAGTCTCCGGCAATCAGGCGAACATCCCCACACGAATCCGTCGACGCCTCGATATCGACGACGGGGATCGCCTCCAGTGGAGCGTCGAAGACGACCGTTCGGTACGGGTCGAGGTCGTTCACCGCAGCAGCGGTTCGTTCGCCGATTTCACGGGTTACGACGGGGAGGACGAGACTGACTCAGCGACGAACCACGACGCGTGGGGAGTGGAGTGA